The sequence TGTGTCGGTAAGTCAAATCACAGGTGCATAAAAGACTGAATCTGTGACACTACTATATATTTTGTGGCTTCAATTATGTAATCTCTGTCTAGTGCGGATAATGATGTATGTGATATGatttttgtgttctgtgttctcAGGTAAGGGACGGTATGGGGAAGTGTGGAGAGGTCAGTGGCAAGGAGAAAATGTAGCCGTGAAGATCTTCTCTTCCAGAGATGAGAAGTCATGGTTTAGAGAGACAGAAATATACAACACTGTTCTACTACGACATGAAAATATATTAGGTGAGGTGGACATCTGTTATCTCAAACAATAGCAtcttttctttatgtaaaataaatgctggAATAAAAAACTAGCTTGGTGCAttgtgtaatgttattttaaactctTTTCTTTGCAGGATTCATGGCTTCTGATATGACCTCCCGAAACTCTAGCACTCAGCTGTGGCTCATCACACACTACCATGAGAACGGCTCACTCTACGACTACCTGCAGCGTGTTGCTGTGGAGATGGCAGATGGACTGCACATGGCGGCGTCAGTAGCCAGCGGTCTGGTGCACCTGCACACAGAGATCTTTGGCACTGAGGGTAAACCGGCCATCGCTCACAGAGACCTGAAGAGCAAGAACATCCTGGTGAAGAAAGATCTGCAGTGCTGCATCGCTGACCTGGGTAATTTctgacattataaaaaataataattaaataatttattcccttgtgtatggaagcccatttctaccaatgaataaaagttaattgTGAATTTacgaattgttatttttgtttatatctgtttttttttttttattttagtgttgtatgatattgcaattgaaaaaaaaaacttggaattacatgtttaaattgttcaattcagggttttttttttttttttttttggttattgcaAAATAGTTGCAATTCTGTGAAATaaagaattgtgagtttatatctcacaattttttatatttttttctcagaatttcagagtttgtatcacacaattttgacttttacCACGCAATTACGAGttatatcagaattgtgagatacaatcTCGCAATTGCAAGGAAAAATCAGAACTcgcaattttaagaaaaaaagtcgcaattgttagtttatattccccaattctgattttatataacTTGTATATAtaattgcgagtttgtatcacgcaattctgagaaaaaagaattGTCAGGATCTCGCAATTGCGTTATAATTGTTAGTTTATATTCcccaattctgattttattaaattttattaattgatgGATAAATGCTTCCATAcctgtgcaataaataaattttattcaatggtggaaacaggcttccatacctGTGCAGgtaataattattgaataaatatatattttttatttttaaaaagacagtcTGGTGATTTTACACTTCTACTGTTTGTATCTTTTTCTAGGTCTGGCAGTAACACACACGCAGTCTGACAATCAGCTGGATGTGGGAAATAATCCAAAAGTGGGAACTAAGCGCTACATGGCACCAGAGGTTCTAGATGAGACCATTCAGACAGACTGTTTTGATGCCTATAAGAGGGTGGACATCTGGGCCTTTGGGCTGGTCCTGTGGGAGATCGCTCGCAGAACCATCAGTAACGGTCAGCTTACTGGACTCTGTTcagaaatatttaattgtttgcagcATTTAAAGACAATATAGATCAGACTGTTCTCCAAATGAACATTCAGCGACTCACTGTTTTCATCCACTGTTATCCTATAGGAATTGTAGAAGAATACAAGCCGCCTTTCTACGACCTGGTGCCTAATGACCCCAGCTTTGACGAAATGAGGAAAGTGGTTTGTGTGGAGCAACAAAGGCCGTTTATTCCCAACCGCTGGTTTTCAGATCCTGTAAGTACTGATGAGACACTCTCTGTATCCCTGTAAACGTTTACCTTGGAGTGGCTAAGTTAATAGTCCCCTCATATAGAGAGCTGTatgaatgagtaaaaaaaaaaaaaaacagaagcgaGTTTGCATTTTTGCAATTCCGGTTCTGTTGTCCCAAAATTAATGggtttttttgaatgggtttttggttaaattactgaaattagGTTTTATGATGAACTCAGGGtgaagatattttcatgttttattcttacGACATAAAGTACATCAGTATTACCCCACCCAATTTGCTAAGCTTTTACACAATCATGAAAAAGTTGCTAATAATAAGGTCATCAGGGACATTAAACGTCaccaaaccaaataaaaaaaacctcatctactcactagtcagCTTTCACAGCCTCGTTGTGTTTATGATCACAATCTTGCAAACCATGCTAACTAAAACGTTGCAACTGTTAGAATTTAGGTAAATACTAAAAGAGTTGTCGAGGGCTGGTGGTGATGTTGAAGTAATGTGTGGGGAATGTAGTTTGTTTCTAGCCtaactttagctttttacttcgGGCGATTAGGCTTCAAAATCCATTAAAGCTATTAATTTATGAACAAACCGGGtcaaaacaatacttttttgttggtcacagagtttATTTTCTGCAGTGAtacaaaagccaatggaaaaatcctagtgggtttttgttaagggaaccagggtgatgcagaTTTCCAGATTAGTCTATAAAAATGCAttatccctgcagcactctatagcAGACGGTCTTTAGACTAAAAAAAGGAACTAAATCTCTTATTTTCCATATATAAATGTTAACAATTGTAGTTAACAGATCCTCACCATGATCTGAAAgcaaatttctgtttttttttttttttttttgtggtcacaGACCCTGTCTGCTCTGGTGAAGCTGATGAAAGAGTGTTGGTACCAGAACCCCTCGGCTCGACTCACTGCCCTGCGCATCAAAAAGACTCTGGATAAAATCCACAGCTCACTGGAGAAGGGCAAAACCGACTGCTGAGGAGAGAGAGCCGCAGAACTATTTGACCGCTCATTATACAGACACTGTGTGTAACCAGACCGTTGGATTCGAGCGCTGGCATCTGTCCCAACTCTAACATATTCGCTTTGTTCTTCCTGTCCATTGGCCTAAAAACTTTTTATAGAGAATTACGCTCTCTTTTATGGATCATTTTTCCCACTGAACCCGGTGGGACTCCCATTTCCCCTCCAGAAACAGTGTAATGGAGAAAAATACAGACACGGTCTGATAGGCCTTGAATTGAACCCTCCAACATggaattttttagcatcatcacATTGTCTATTTAACCATTGGCAAACTTTTAAGATTTGTACTTTTCGGAAAAACGAAGAGGACAGATACACAATCAGTACCCATAATGTGTGTACGTGTGCGCATGATTCTTAATACAACCAGAAGAACTTTATAGATGTAATGTCACTTGCTTTTAGAAATCAGATGTTTTTGAGCTTTTCCAAGATTCTTGTAGATAAATAGGCATAAAGTAAGTCACCGTTTCTAAATTTGCTATAGTGGACATGTGTTATAAAGCTCTTTGGTTACACAATGCTACTATATACAGTAGAGAACTACAGACTAGTGTCTTTAATTAGGCCTGTTTAGTGATCAGAATACAGTGGTTAAAaaggtagttcacccaaaaatgaaaaatctgtcatcagtcatgtcattccaaaccttaataactgtggaacataaaaaaagacgttttaaagaatgttcacactgctctttttccACACATGGAGTGCATTTAGTGATCATGGATTGTCAGGCTCCCTGAAAGTGAAAGAAACATCGGAAACATGGTCAAATGGGttatggaatgacatgagggtgaataaatgatgaaagaattcattttttgtgtgtgaacttTATCTCTTTATCCCAGTCTGGTCAAGCTCATAGCAGCCCATGAGGGCTTCCTTTGACACAAGGCCTTTCTGACCTGTTGCCTCTATGCCTGCCTGACAAAAGCCATTGTAGCACATCGTAGTGCTTTTTTGTAgctgtttgtctttctctttgcCCTCTATGGCATGCATACTTGATGTTTCTTCACTGACAATCAGCCGCTGTCCAGTAGGGCCTGAATTATTTGCAAATGCTCTGTACAAAACCCTACTTATGAGTGTTCAAGGTGACAGAGCTAGTCATAGTCATAAAAAGACTCTGGTTTTGTgaatttgcatatttgtttaaCCTTATGCTTTTTGACACTTTTGTATCGCATACGCCATAAACCGAGAGAATGCTGATGATTTTTAAATTTGAGACGTTTTTGACTATTTAAAAGTGCGACGTCACTCTAATATTGGATTTATGAGGTTTATAAAGGAAAACACTATTGTTATGTCCCAAGTCGAAATGGTTAGTGT is a genomic window of Cyprinus carpio isolate SPL01 chromosome B2, ASM1834038v1, whole genome shotgun sequence containing:
- the acvr1l gene encoding LOW QUALITY PROTEIN: activin receptor type-1 (The sequence of the model RefSeq protein was modified relative to this genomic sequence to represent the inferred CDS: substituted 1 base at 1 genomic stop codon); this translates as MGHCSTPIIVLFLLQFLQTSAKDVSIDCMCVGSDCNEQQCTGDQCYTSVIISKDVTTFKRGCLIGPESKRMTCSATPSASHVIECCSQHMCNANVSKETLLRLLLTSKSINSLXIQDAAVHYRVEMLVLFVLGPFVVLGLLSVLALLVCRRLHHGRLERLHEFDTEQGAIDGLIASNVGDSTLADLMDHSCTSGSGSGLPFLVQRTVARQISLVECVGKGRYGEVWRGQWQGENVAVKIFSSRDEKSWFRETEIYNTVLLRHENILGFMASDMTSRNSSTQLWLITHYHENGSLYDYLQRVAVEMADGLHMAASVASGLVHLHTEIFGTEGKPAIAHRDLKSKNILVKKDLQCCIADLGLAVTHTQSDNQLDVGNNPKVGTKRYMAPEVLDETIQTDCFDAYKRVDIWAFGLVLWEIARRTISNGIVEEYKPPFYDLVPNDPSFDEMRKVVCVEQQRPFIPNRWFSDPTLSALVKLMKECWYQNPSARLTALRIKKTLDKIHSSLEKGKTDC